In the Perca flavescens isolate YP-PL-M2 chromosome 20, PFLA_1.0, whole genome shotgun sequence genome, one interval contains:
- the prph2lb gene encoding peripherin 2-like b yields MAVLRLRFTKTKRDKLAQVLWILNWISVVTGVILFSLGLFLKVEINKRGELMAERDIQYVPNMLIAVGLIACAINFLGGKICYDCVDTTKFLRWKLIMLPYIICTFFFTFCVLVGALMCYSMRGELEESLNLGLAEAIRFYKDTDTPGRCFLKRTVDMLHIEFQCCGNNGYKDWFQIQWISNRYLDMSKKEVADRLRSNVEGKYLMDGVPFSCCNINSPRPCIQQQITNNSAHFNYEHQTEELNLWMKGCRQALLEYYTHIMQSIGLTVLITWLFELSVLTGVRYLQTSLENVLRQGNLDSESDGWLLENSFMETARTNLNIIKSLGKSNQIDTANNGDPNINVPSTSKAHYGPDNVPPKEIPEAS; encoded by the exons ATGGCGGTCTTGAGATTGAGGTTCACCAAGACCAAGAGAGACAAGCTGGCTCAGGTGCTGTGGATTCTGAACTGGATCTCAGTCGTGACAGGGGTCATCCTGTTCAGCCTGGGGCTCTTCCTCAAGGTGGAGATCAACAAGCGAGGAGAGCTGATGGCTGAGAGGGACATCCAGTACGTGCCCAACATGCTAATCGCTGTGGGCCTCATCGCCTGTGCCATAAACTTCCTGGGTGGGAAGATCTGCTACGACTGTGTGGACACCACCAAGTTCTTGCGCTGGAAGCTGATCATGCTGCCCTACATAATATGTACCTTCTTCTTCACCTTCTGTGTGCTGGTTGGGGCTCTGATGTGTTACAGCATGCGTGGAGAGCTAGAGGAGTCTCTGAACCTGGGGCTGGCAGAGGCCATCAGGTTCTAcaaggacacagacacaccaggACGATGCTTCCTGAAGCGAACTGTGGACATGCTGCATATAGAGTTCCAGTGCTGTGGGAACAATGGCTATAAAGATTGGTTTCAAATCCAGTGGATCAGCAACCGTTACCTGGATATGTCCAAAAAAGAGGTGGCAGA CCGATTAAGAAGTAACGTGGAGGGGAAGTACTTGATGGATGGAGTGCCCTTCAGCTGCTGCAACATCAACTCCCCTCGGCCCTGCATCCAGCAGCAGATCACCAACAATTCCGCTCACTTCAACTATGAGCATCAGACTGAAGAGCTGAACCTGTGGATGAAAGGGTGTCGCCAGGCGCTGCTGGAGTACTACACCCACATCATGCAGTCCATTGGCCTCACAGTCCTCATCACCTGGCTGTTTGAG CTGTCGGTGTTGACAGGGGTTCGTTACCTCCAGACCTCCCTGGAAAATGTGCTGAGACAGGGCAACCTCGACTCTGAATCTGATGGCTGGCTGCTGGAAAACAGCTTTATGGAAACTGCCCGCACCAACCTGAACATCATCAAGAGCCTTGGCAAGAGCAACCAGATAGACACAGCCAACAATGGAGATCCAAACATTAATGTTCCCTCCACCTCTAAAGCACACTATGGGCCGGACAATGTGCCACCAAAGGAAATACCTGAAGCCAGTTGA